The following are from one region of the Pseudazoarcus pumilus genome:
- the ribBA gene encoding bifunctional 3,4-dihydroxy-2-butanone-4-phosphate synthase/GTP cyclohydrolase II, whose protein sequence is MSALSPTNEIIEDIRAGRMVVLVDEEDRENEGDLVLAAEHVTPEAINFMARYGRGLICLTLTEQRCNQLGLELMVRDNRSPYSTAFTMSIEAAEGVTTGISAHDRARTVQAAVTRAARPDDIVQPGHIFPLRAQPGGVLIRAGHTEAGCDLAHLAGLEPAAVICEILKDDGTMARLPDLVPFAQQHGLKIGAIRDLIEYRAANESLVTRVTEKDVVTPQGNFRLAAFEDRTSGDVHFALTHGDIHAERDTLVRVHEPISVVDFLDPESGQHSFPINEALARIAAEPAGVVVLLYRPQSGRDLLAGLRGTERPAARWDPRLFGVGAQILRDLGVGRMRLMANPQKIPSMTGFGLEITGFVDPD, encoded by the coding sequence ATGAGCGCGCTCTCACCCACCAATGAAATCATCGAGGACATCCGCGCCGGCCGCATGGTGGTGCTGGTCGACGAGGAAGACCGCGAGAACGAGGGCGACCTGGTGCTCGCCGCCGAACACGTCACGCCCGAGGCGATCAACTTCATGGCGCGCTATGGCCGCGGCCTGATCTGCCTGACGCTGACCGAGCAGCGCTGCAATCAGCTCGGACTGGAACTGATGGTGCGCGACAACCGCTCGCCCTATTCCACCGCCTTCACGATGTCGATCGAGGCCGCCGAGGGCGTGACCACCGGCATCTCTGCACACGACCGCGCACGCACGGTGCAGGCGGCCGTGACGCGCGCCGCGCGCCCCGACGACATCGTCCAGCCCGGTCACATCTTCCCGCTGCGCGCGCAGCCGGGCGGCGTGCTGATCCGCGCCGGCCACACCGAGGCGGGTTGCGATCTGGCGCATCTGGCCGGGCTGGAACCGGCCGCGGTGATCTGCGAGATCCTCAAGGACGACGGCACCATGGCGCGCCTGCCGGACCTGGTGCCGTTCGCGCAGCAACATGGCCTGAAGATCGGCGCCATCCGCGACCTGATCGAATACCGCGCCGCCAACGAGTCCCTGGTCACGCGGGTGACCGAGAAGGACGTCGTCACGCCGCAGGGCAACTTCCGGCTGGCCGCCTTCGAGGACCGCACCTCGGGCGACGTGCATTTCGCGCTGACCCACGGCGACATCCATGCCGAGCGCGACACCCTGGTGCGCGTGCATGAGCCGATTTCCGTGGTCGATTTCCTCGACCCTGAGAGCGGCCAGCACAGCTTCCCGATCAACGAGGCACTGGCCCGCATCGCCGCCGAACCGGCCGGCGTGGTGGTGCTGCTGTACCGTCCGCAATCGGGTCGCGACCTGCTCGCCGGCCTGCGGGGCACCGAGCGCCCCGCCGCACGCTGGGATCCGCGCCTGTTCGGCGTCGGCGCGCAGATCCTGCGCGATCTGGGTGTGGGCCGCATGCGTCTGATGGCCAACCCGCAGAAGATTCCCAGCATGACCGGCTTCGGTCTCGAGATCACCGGCTTCGTCGATCCCGACTGA
- a CDS encoding riboflavin synthase, with product MFSGIVAACGRIVELAPLAQGVRLVVDAPELDLSDVVIGDSIANSGVCLTVVAIDDSCMRFDVSRETLECTAGLDAVGNEVNLEKALRLADRLGGHLVTGHVDGVGEVLRFAPVGESHELVIRAPQALAGYIARKGSITVNGVSLTVNRVERTDFSINLIPHTVAVTNLKHLKAGSTVNLEIDLIARYVERMQAWREEQAA from the coding sequence ATGTTTTCCGGAATCGTGGCCGCCTGCGGCCGTATCGTCGAACTCGCGCCGCTCGCCCAGGGCGTGCGCCTGGTGGTCGACGCCCCCGAACTCGATCTGTCCGACGTCGTCATCGGCGACAGCATCGCCAACAGCGGCGTGTGCCTGACCGTGGTCGCCATCGACGACAGCTGCATGCGCTTCGACGTCTCGCGCGAGACGCTCGAATGCACCGCGGGGCTGGATGCGGTCGGCAACGAGGTCAATCTGGAAAAGGCATTGCGCCTGGCCGACCGTCTCGGCGGCCATCTGGTGACCGGGCATGTGGACGGCGTGGGCGAGGTGCTGCGTTTCGCGCCGGTCGGCGAGAGCCACGAGCTGGTGATCCGCGCACCGCAGGCCCTGGCCGGCTACATCGCGCGCAAGGGTTCGATCACCGTCAACGGCGTGAGCCTGACGGTCAATCGGGTCGAGCGCACGGACTTTTCGATCAATCTGATCCCGCATACGGTGGCGGTGACCAACCTCAAGCATCTGAAGGCGGGCAGCACGGTGAATCTGGAAATCGACCTGATCGCACGCTACGTCGAGCGCATGCAGGCCTGGCGCGAGGAGCAAGCAGCATGA
- the dsbD gene encoding protein-disulfide reductase DsbD: MPSLPSPMILFRCFALLLAVFFAAPSALADPVEPEKAFPLSARMLTADTVELRFDIRRDYYLYDDKLGFAALSDGVTLGTPEVPPGETYEDEFFGGTVIHRGRLDVLVPVSAPADMRSFELEVKSQGCWDGGICYPPETRVLTVALEPATDGGGDLLGRALSPSPASSGQSQAAAAPARTVAASASGDESGRIARLLGDASPALVLASFFGFGLLLAFTPCTFPMIPILSGIIVGQGHHVSHARAGVLSLAFVLGMAVTYAAAGVAAGLSGTLLAAALQNVWVLGSFAVVFVLLALSMFGFYELQMPSALQSRLSSTASHQKGGSLGGVVTMGVLSALIVGPCVAAPLAGALLYIAQTGDAVLGGAALFVMALGMGAPLIAVGVGTRSLLPRIGPWMEGVKKAFGVMLLAVALWLISPVIPAAATMLGWALLLGFSGIFLHALDPLPTHAGGWRRFWKGLGVMLLIAGAAMLIGLLAGSRDPLQPLSVLRSGAATQVQQARFERVTSVAELQTRLASADRPVMLDFYADWCVSCKEMERFTFSDPAVAERMSRMLLLKADVTANNDADKALLARFDLFGPPGIVFFDPDGREIDGLRVVGFMRAGPFGEILDRALN, from the coding sequence ATGCCCTCTTTGCCCTCCCCCATGATCCTGTTCCGCTGTTTCGCGCTGCTGCTCGCAGTGTTCTTCGCCGCGCCGTCCGCGCTCGCCGATCCGGTCGAGCCGGAAAAGGCCTTTCCGCTGTCGGCGCGCATGCTCACCGCCGACACCGTCGAGCTTCGCTTCGACATCCGCCGCGACTACTACCTGTATGACGACAAGCTCGGCTTCGCCGCGCTGAGCGACGGCGTCACGCTCGGCACGCCCGAAGTGCCGCCGGGCGAGACCTACGAGGACGAGTTCTTCGGCGGCACGGTGATCCACCGCGGGCGGCTCGACGTGCTCGTGCCGGTGTCGGCGCCGGCGGACATGCGCAGCTTCGAACTGGAAGTGAAGAGCCAGGGCTGCTGGGACGGCGGGATCTGCTATCCGCCCGAAACGCGCGTACTCACCGTCGCCCTGGAACCCGCCACGGATGGCGGCGGCGATCTGCTCGGCCGCGCACTCTCGCCCTCGCCGGCGTCCTCCGGGCAATCGCAGGCGGCCGCCGCGCCTGCGCGCACGGTCGCGGCATCCGCAAGCGGCGACGAGAGCGGACGCATCGCACGCCTGCTCGGCGACGCCAGCCCGGCGCTGGTGCTGGCGAGCTTCTTCGGCTTCGGACTGCTGCTGGCGTTCACGCCGTGTACCTTCCCGATGATCCCCATCCTGTCGGGCATCATCGTCGGCCAGGGCCATCACGTCAGCCACGCACGCGCCGGCGTGCTGTCGCTGGCCTTCGTGCTGGGCATGGCGGTGACCTATGCGGCGGCCGGCGTGGCGGCCGGACTGTCGGGCACGCTGCTGGCCGCAGCGCTGCAGAACGTGTGGGTGCTGGGCAGTTTCGCGGTGGTGTTCGTGCTGCTCGCGCTGTCGATGTTCGGCTTCTATGAACTGCAGATGCCCAGCGCGCTGCAAAGCCGGCTGTCGTCGACCGCCAGCCATCAGAAGGGCGGAAGCCTGGGCGGCGTGGTCACGATGGGCGTGCTCTCGGCGCTCATCGTGGGTCCCTGCGTGGCCGCGCCGCTGGCCGGCGCACTGCTCTACATCGCGCAGACCGGCGACGCGGTGCTGGGCGGCGCAGCGCTGTTCGTGATGGCGCTGGGCATGGGTGCACCGCTGATCGCGGTGGGCGTGGGCACGCGCTCGCTGCTGCCCAGGATCGGACCGTGGATGGAAGGCGTCAAGAAGGCCTTCGGCGTGATGCTGCTGGCGGTGGCGCTGTGGCTGATCTCGCCGGTGATCCCGGCGGCCGCGACGATGCTCGGCTGGGCGCTTCTGCTGGGCTTCTCCGGCATCTTCCTGCACGCGCTCGATCCGCTCCCCACCCATGCCGGCGGCTGGCGCCGCTTCTGGAAGGGCCTGGGCGTGATGTTGCTGATCGCTGGCGCGGCCATGCTCATCGGCCTGCTCGCCGGCTCCCGCGATCCGCTGCAGCCGCTGTCCGTGCTGCGCAGCGGCGCCGCGACCCAAGTGCAACAGGCGCGCTTCGAGCGCGTGACCTCGGTCGCCGAACTGCAGACACGCCTGGCCTCGGCCGATCGCCCGGTGATGCTGGATTTCTACGCCGACTGGTGCGTCTCGTGCAAGGAGATGGAGCGTTTCACCTTCTCCGACCCGGCGGTGGCCGAGCGCATGAGCCGCATGTTGCTGCTCAAGGCCGACGTCACCGCCAACAATGACGCCGACAAGGCGCTGCTGGCGCGCTTCGACCTGTTCGGCCCGCCCGGCATCGTCTTCTTCGATCCCGACGGACGGGAGATCGACGGGCTGCGTGTGGTCGGTTTCATGCGTGCCGGCCCGTTCGGCGAGATCCTCGATCGCGCGCTGAACTGA
- the cutA gene encoding divalent-cation tolerance protein CutA — MNETLVVLTNVPDADTAATIARRLVEARLAACVNVLAPCRSVYRWQGAIEDDAEVPLLIKSTRARYAELERALVALHPAEVPEILALPVAAGLPDYLAWAAAETAPDAD, encoded by the coding sequence ATGAACGAGACTCTGGTCGTACTCACCAATGTGCCCGACGCCGATACCGCCGCGACGATCGCCCGCCGTCTGGTCGAAGCGCGCCTGGCCGCCTGCGTCAATGTGCTCGCGCCGTGCCGCTCGGTCTATCGCTGGCAGGGCGCGATCGAGGACGACGCCGAAGTGCCACTGCTGATCAAGTCCACACGGGCGCGCTACGCCGAACTCGAACGCGCTCTGGTCGCGTTGCATCCGGCCGAGGTTCCCGAGATCCTCGCACTGCCGGTCGCCGCCGGCCTGCCGGACTACCTCGCCTGGGCGGCCGCCGAGACCGCGCCCGACGCCGATTGA
- a CDS encoding DUF2802 domain-containing protein: MREVLWVLIGALSGYVLYQLWRYVVLRRQPVAEVPFQAALDATSLRHEIDSLREDLAHQRSTLVALSQTLDDLKEQVESVSVAQGISPEYNEALVCARRGLGVEAIAERCGISVAEAELVRSLAERQGEPDDESRG; the protein is encoded by the coding sequence GTGCGAGAAGTGTTGTGGGTTCTGATCGGCGCGCTCTCCGGCTATGTTCTCTATCAGCTCTGGCGATACGTGGTGCTGCGGCGCCAACCGGTCGCCGAAGTCCCGTTCCAGGCCGCGCTTGATGCCACATCATTGCGTCACGAGATCGATTCGCTGCGCGAAGACCTTGCGCATCAGCGTTCCACCCTGGTCGCGTTGTCCCAGACGCTCGACGACCTGAAGGAGCAGGTCGAGTCCGTCAGCGTCGCGCAGGGCATCTCGCCCGAGTACAACGAGGCGCTGGTTTGCGCGCGGCGCGGGCTCGGTGTCGAGGCCATCGCCGAGCGCTGCGGCATCTCGGTGGCGGAGGCCGAGCTGGTGCGTTCGCTGGCCGAGCGCCAGGGAGAGCCCGATGATGAATCTCGGGGCTGA
- a CDS encoding SPOR domain-containing protein, translating into MMNLGAEYGLGADTTRGALLRAAVGSLVLIALLVVATGDDEKDPTRTLNTPQASPSALPAPIAAEPDASGDGDTAAVPGAPVSAQGAPSSEPPRADALASAEAMPGETSEPAAIEAPADAAAPTSGTAQARPEPETKREPEPEPSGPTKLAPRPPAIAVADAPIVTVIPTDAASGPDDPPPPPPVPAVDDHRVRLGGFMPISDARALQQASADAGYPARVLHRVLLGPFAARAEARSARSGTRGILIGGGDEWWVQLGVFADADNAEGLREKMSAEGRAAVVQGRVDLGPFAGRAAAEQVLVAVRSALGRPLEQARIVAP; encoded by the coding sequence ATGATGAATCTCGGGGCTGAATACGGCCTGGGCGCCGACACGACGCGCGGTGCGCTGCTGCGTGCGGCCGTCGGCAGTCTCGTTCTGATCGCCTTGCTGGTCGTCGCGACCGGCGATGACGAAAAGGACCCGACGCGCACGCTCAATACGCCGCAAGCCTCGCCGTCGGCGCTTCCGGCGCCGATTGCGGCCGAGCCGGATGCATCGGGCGATGGCGACACGGCCGCGGTGCCCGGCGCACCGGTATCGGCCCAGGGTGCACCGAGCAGCGAGCCACCGCGCGCGGACGCGCTTGCCTCCGCGGAGGCGATGCCCGGCGAGACGAGCGAGCCGGCCGCGATCGAAGCGCCGGCGGATGCAGCGGCCCCGACCTCCGGAACAGCGCAGGCCCGGCCTGAGCCCGAGACCAAACGCGAGCCCGAACCCGAGCCTTCCGGCCCGACGAAGCTGGCCCCCCGTCCGCCCGCCATCGCCGTGGCCGACGCGCCCATCGTCACCGTCATTCCGACCGATGCCGCGTCCGGCCCGGACGACCCGCCGCCTCCGCCGCCGGTACCGGCGGTCGACGACCATCGTGTGCGTCTGGGCGGCTTCATGCCGATCAGCGACGCGCGCGCGCTGCAGCAGGCTTCGGCCGACGCGGGCTATCCGGCGCGTGTGCTCCATCGCGTCCTGCTCGGCCCCTTCGCTGCGCGTGCCGAAGCCCGCAGTGCGCGCTCGGGCACGCGTGGCATCCTGATCGGCGGTGGCGACGAGTGGTGGGTGCAGCTCGGCGTGTTCGCCGACGCCGACAATGCCGAGGGGCTGCGTGAGAAGATGTCGGCCGAGGGGCGTGCGGCGGTCGTGCAGGGGCGCGTCGATCTGGGGCCGTTCGCCGGGCGTGCGGCAGCCGAGCAGGTGCTGGTCGCGGTACGCAGTGCACTTGGGCGTCCGCTGGAGCAAGCCCGCATCGTCGCGCCGTGA
- the fliW gene encoding flagellar assembly protein FliW, with protein sequence MKIESPVLGTLEIAEDKLIEFPNGLSGFEDLRRFALLHDEEAGTPGLHLLLAVDSPDLVFSVTEPANISVHYELSLTDEESAAIGLDDPSGAIVLVILRRTEADPDKPETAGLMANYMAPLVLNLATRRGLQKVMTRVDCEVTLRSV encoded by the coding sequence ATGAAGATCGAAAGTCCGGTGCTCGGCACGCTTGAAATCGCCGAAGACAAACTCATCGAGTTTCCCAACGGCCTGTCCGGTTTCGAGGATCTTCGGCGTTTCGCGCTGCTGCACGACGAAGAAGCCGGGACGCCCGGCCTGCACCTGCTGCTGGCCGTCGATTCGCCGGATCTCGTGTTCTCGGTCACCGAACCGGCCAACATCTCGGTGCATTACGAGCTGTCCCTGACCGACGAGGAATCGGCGGCGATCGGGCTGGACGACCCGTCCGGTGCGATCGTGCTGGTGATCCTGCGCCGCACCGAGGCCGATCCGGACAAGCCGGAGACGGCCGGCCTCATGGCCAACTACATGGCGCCACTGGTGCTCAATCTGGCCACGCGCCGCGGCCTGCAGAAGGTCATGACGCGCGTCGACTGCGAGGTCACGCTGCGTTCGGTGTGA
- a CDS encoding RidA family protein: MSRSIVSTPAAPTAIGTYSQAVRAGNTVYMSGQIGLDPDTMELVDGFEAQAVRVFDNLKAVAEASGGSLDRAVRLTIYLVDLENFGQVNEIMSRYFEEPYPARAAVGVKSLPRGALVEADAILVLD, encoded by the coding sequence ATGAGTCGCAGCATCGTTTCCACGCCGGCCGCGCCGACCGCGATCGGCACCTATTCGCAGGCCGTGCGCGCCGGCAACACCGTATACATGTCCGGCCAGATCGGTCTGGACCCGGACACCATGGAGCTGGTCGACGGTTTCGAGGCCCAGGCCGTGCGCGTGTTCGACAACCTCAAGGCGGTGGCCGAGGCCTCCGGCGGTTCGCTCGACAGGGCCGTACGCCTGACCATCTATCTGGTCGATCTGGAGAACTTCGGCCAGGTCAACGAGATCATGTCGCGTTATTTCGAGGAGCCTTATCCCGCACGCGCCGCGGTCGGCGTGAAGTCGCTGCCGCGCGGCGCGCTGGTCGAGGCCGACGCCATTCTCGTGCTCGACTGA
- the recG gene encoding ATP-dependent DNA helicase RecG, which translates to MSASPPAAAAKSGDALARRLAKLDIHRQQDLLLHLPLRYEDETRISAIREAREGEPVQVEGEVESCEVVARGRRQLVARVRDDSGVLVARWLNFYPSQQRQMAPGRRVRLFGELRHGFFGAEMVHPRVRNVDAGEPLPEALTPVYPTTAGLAQSALRKLVGRALDAHVEDELLPPQVLHDLRLPTFSAALDALHRPGPQVSVAALEAHEHPAWRRIHFEELLVQQISLRRAYNARRAKRAPALKPRDQLTRKLVDALPFALTGAQRRAVAEIARDLAVPHPMQRLLQGDVGSGKTVVAALAMLQALENGFQAALMAPTEILAEQHWLKLDAWLTPLGLRVEWLAGSRARKEREAAQARLAAGESLLAVGTHALIEDAVTLPRLGLAVVDEQHRFGVRQRLALREKAVGGLNPHMLMMSATPIPRTLAMTHYADLDVSVLDELPPGRTPVATRLVSDARRDEVVARVAAACAEGRQAYWVCPLIEESEALQLKTAEETFERLASELPDLRVGLVHGRLKSAEKSATMAAFAAGEVDLLVATTVIEVGVDVPNASLMVIEHAERFGLAQLHQLRGRVGRGTAESTCVLLFAADQPLSDTARARLKVIYEHTDGFEIAREDLRIRGPGEFVGARQSGVPMLRHADLERDADLVEPARALAERLLADSPQAAERLLQRWLGGREGLLRA; encoded by the coding sequence ATGAGCGCGAGCCCGCCCGCTGCCGCCGCGAAGTCGGGTGACGCGCTCGCCAGGCGGCTGGCCAAGCTCGACATCCACCGTCAGCAGGATCTGCTGCTGCACCTGCCGTTGCGCTACGAGGACGAGACGCGCATCAGCGCCATCCGTGAGGCGCGCGAGGGCGAGCCGGTGCAGGTCGAGGGCGAGGTCGAATCCTGCGAGGTCGTCGCGCGCGGGCGTCGCCAGCTCGTCGCGCGCGTGCGCGATGATTCGGGCGTGCTGGTCGCACGCTGGCTCAACTTCTACCCGTCGCAGCAGCGCCAGATGGCGCCGGGACGGCGGGTGCGCCTGTTCGGCGAACTGCGTCACGGCTTCTTCGGCGCCGAGATGGTGCATCCGCGCGTGCGCAACGTCGACGCCGGCGAGCCGCTGCCCGAGGCGCTCACGCCGGTCTATCCGACCACCGCGGGGCTGGCGCAATCGGCCCTGCGCAAGCTCGTCGGCCGCGCGCTCGACGCCCATGTCGAGGACGAACTGCTGCCGCCGCAAGTGTTGCACGACCTGCGCCTGCCGACCTTTTCCGCCGCGCTCGATGCGCTGCACCGGCCCGGCCCGCAGGTTTCGGTCGCGGCCCTCGAAGCGCACGAGCATCCGGCCTGGCGGCGCATCCACTTCGAGGAACTGCTGGTGCAGCAGATCTCGCTGCGGCGCGCCTACAACGCGCGCCGCGCCAAGCGTGCGCCTGCACTGAAGCCCCGCGATCAACTCACCCGGAAGCTCGTCGACGCCCTGCCGTTCGCGCTCACCGGCGCGCAGCGCCGCGCCGTGGCCGAGATCGCACGCGATCTCGCCGTGCCGCATCCGATGCAGCGCCTGCTGCAGGGCGATGTCGGCAGCGGCAAGACCGTCGTCGCCGCGCTGGCCATGTTGCAGGCGCTCGAGAACGGTTTCCAGGCGGCATTGATGGCGCCCACCGAGATCCTCGCCGAACAGCACTGGCTCAAGCTCGACGCCTGGCTGACGCCGCTCGGGCTGCGCGTCGAATGGCTCGCCGGCAGCCGCGCCAGGAAGGAGCGCGAGGCCGCACAGGCGCGGCTGGCCGCGGGCGAGAGTCTGCTCGCGGTGGGCACGCACGCGCTGATCGAGGATGCGGTGACGTTGCCGCGCCTTGGGCTGGCGGTGGTCGACGAGCAGCATCGCTTCGGCGTGCGTCAGCGCCTGGCCTTGCGCGAGAAGGCCGTCGGGGGTCTCAATCCGCACATGCTGATGATGTCGGCCACGCCGATTCCGCGCACGCTGGCGATGACGCATTACGCCGATCTCGACGTGTCCGTGCTCGACGAGCTGCCGCCCGGACGCACCCCGGTGGCCACGCGTCTGGTGTCGGATGCGCGCCGCGACGAGGTCGTCGCGCGCGTGGCCGCTGCCTGTGCCGAAGGGCGCCAGGCATACTGGGTGTGCCCGCTGATCGAGGAATCCGAGGCGCTGCAGTTGAAGACGGCCGAGGAGACCTTCGAGCGGCTCGCGTCCGAACTGCCGGACCTGCGCGTGGGTCTTGTCCACGGGCGGCTGAAGAGCGCGGAGAAGTCGGCGACGATGGCCGCCTTCGCGGCCGGCGAAGTCGACCTGCTGGTGGCGACGACGGTCATCGAGGTCGGCGTCGACGTACCCAACGCCAGCCTGATGGTGATCGAGCATGCCGAGCGCTTTGGTCTGGCGCAGCTGCACCAGTTGCGCGGTCGCGTCGGGCGCGGCACGGCCGAATCGACCTGCGTCCTGCTCTTCGCGGCCGATCAGCCGCTGTCGGACACGGCACGCGCGCGGCTCAAGGTCATCTATGAACACACGGACGGTTTCGAGATCGCGCGCGAGGATCTGCGCATCCGCGGGCCCGGCGAATTCGTCGGCGCGCGCCAGAGCGGCGTGCCGATGCTGCGTCACGCCGATCTGGAGCGCGACGCCGATCTGGTCGAGCCCGCGCGCGCGCTGGCCGAGCGTCTGCTCGCCGATTCGCCGCAAGCCGCCGAGCGGCTCCTGCAGCGCTGGCTGGGCGGACGGGAGGGTCTGCTACGGGCCTGA
- a CDS encoding efflux RND transporter periplasmic adaptor subunit: MRRLLALGILLLAVAGFIALRATRPEPPAVEVRERVWPVAVAQAEPQSARPTLTLYGRIEAPDQVRASAPVAGRLAEVAVRDGDYVEAGALLARLDPRDLQPRVERARADLERERLRAEHDRRALVDERRLLELSEAKLARFERLTRENFGSAATTDQAREDVARARLAVNQREQSLAEHPARLAQASAALAEAERDAARGEITAPFAARVGLVEAAAGDQVQAGATLMTLYPSEDLFLRARVPAQHAAELRAALAAGETLVAHAEFGETGIAARLERIAGEADARGVEVLLRVEAGRNVPVGAFVSAEMNRPVVSEVLSLPFSALHGGDRIYRIEDGRLVAVPVERVGEHRVDGEPRVLLRAPTLPSGSTVMITHLPNAIDGLAVEAMPQ; the protein is encoded by the coding sequence ATGCGTCGCCTGCTCGCGCTGGGAATCCTGTTGCTGGCCGTGGCCGGCTTCATCGCCTTGCGCGCGACGCGCCCCGAACCCCCGGCAGTCGAGGTGCGCGAACGCGTCTGGCCGGTGGCCGTGGCGCAGGCCGAACCGCAGTCCGCGCGCCCCACGTTGACCCTGTACGGCCGTATCGAAGCGCCCGACCAGGTGCGTGCGTCCGCGCCGGTGGCCGGCCGGCTGGCCGAGGTCGCGGTGCGAGACGGCGATTATGTGGAAGCCGGCGCGCTGCTTGCGCGTCTCGATCCGCGAGACCTGCAGCCGCGCGTCGAGCGCGCCCGCGCCGACCTCGAACGCGAACGCCTGCGCGCCGAACACGACCGTCGCGCACTGGTGGACGAACGCCGCCTGCTGGAACTGTCCGAGGCCAAACTGGCGCGTTTCGAGCGGCTCACGCGCGAGAACTTCGGCTCGGCCGCCACCACCGACCAGGCGCGCGAAGACGTCGCCCGTGCGCGCCTGGCCGTGAACCAGCGCGAACAATCGCTGGCCGAACATCCGGCGCGTCTGGCCCAGGCGAGCGCGGCGCTGGCCGAGGCCGAGCGCGACGCCGCGCGCGGCGAGATCACCGCGCCGTTCGCGGCCCGCGTCGGCCTCGTCGAGGCCGCTGCGGGCGATCAGGTGCAGGCGGGCGCGACGCTGATGACGCTGTATCCATCGGAGGATCTGTTCCTGCGTGCGCGCGTGCCCGCGCAGCACGCGGCCGAACTGCGCGCGGCGCTGGCGGCCGGCGAGACGCTGGTGGCCCATGCCGAGTTCGGCGAGACCGGCATCGCGGCGCGCCTGGAGCGCATCGCCGGCGAGGCCGACGCGCGCGGGGTCGAGGTGTTGCTGCGTGTCGAGGCCGGACGCAACGTGCCGGTCGGCGCCTTCGTCAGCGCCGAGATGAACCGTCCCGTCGTCAGTGAGGTGCTGTCCCTGCCGTTCTCGGCGCTGCACGGCGGCGATCGCATCTACCGTATCGAGGACGGCCGGCTCGTCGCGGTGCCGGTCGAGCGCGTCGGCGAGCACCGCGTCGACGGCGAGCCGCGCGTGCTGCTGCGTGCGCCCACCCTGCCGTCGGGCAGTACGGTGATGATCACCCACCTGCCCAACGCCATCGACGGCCTCGCCGTGGAGGCGATGCCGCAATGA